A single window of Montipora foliosa isolate CH-2021 unplaced genomic scaffold, ASM3666993v2 scaffold_459, whole genome shotgun sequence DNA harbors:
- the LOC137989430 gene encoding sentrin-specific protease 7-like, with translation MAKVTVLQMDMDTLDDGQEINDSIVDFSMMYAIYAMDQEVKNSHVFSSFFFTKLSEGIKNGDHFVLPSAEERHERACSFIRKVDLFKMDFVFIPVCRSGHWFLALVYNLPLLHSERVPIFMIDSIVWGSEDSLYCTPSSREQEAELIRR, from the exons ATGGCAAAAGTTACTGTTCTGCAAATGGATATGGACACCTTGGATGATGGACAGGAAATCAACGATTCAATTGTTGATTTTTCTATGAT gtatGCCATCTATGCAATGGACCAGGAAGTTAAAAACAGCCACGTGTTTAGTTCATTCTTCTTTACAAAACTGTCTGAGGGAATAAAGAATGGTGACCACTTTGTGCTACCCAG TGCTGAAGAGCGACATGAGAGGGCTTGCTCATTCATAAGGAAAgttgacctttttaaaatggattTCGTTTTTATTCCAGTGTGTAGAAG tgGTCACTGGTTCCTGGCTTTGGTTTACAACCTCCCATTACTGCATAGTGAACG GGTACCCATTTTTATGATTGATTCTATTGTTTGGGGTTCCGAGGACAGTTTATACTGTACTCCATCTTCGAGAGAGCAGGAAGCTGAACTAATTCGAAGGTAA